DNA from Elaeis guineensis isolate ETL-2024a chromosome 2, EG11, whole genome shotgun sequence:
aatatgCATGCACATGCATGATTAAAGAAGTATTTATCTTTTTTCCTGCAATGACCAAAAAGAATCTGAAAACCAGATTTATCAGCATGAAATTTAACCACCTAAAActttatttcttaaatatttaaggtCAGAAGGAAACAAaatctaacaattttttttttgatttagtaAGTAATAACCGATGGACGTGCTAGGCTTGCGGGCTGTCGAGTGTTGACGGGCCACCTTCCACCATCATTAGGTGGATGAGCCGTGGATCATCTTGTAACATAACCTCTTTATCACGCGGGGGCTCACATCAAACGGCGTTGGGTCCCCACCTTGATGGCGTCCCCCTAATATAATATCCTAACAAATGGTCCAGATCGATCCATCATGATGGACCCGCGACCTAACATCCAGCTGCGGTATAGTCCAATAGTCATTCATTATATCACCCCcttagtaattctttgtgcaccgcatcgCCCAATAATATTGGGGCATGTTGCGATTATGGGTCAAAAGAACGGATAACTCAGATGGTTAGCTTATGATTCTACATCCGCAtgcgtgaggtattgtccactttaATCTTTGGTGCTGTCGCACGGAGCCTCACGGACTAAAGAGgccctctctacaccacaacatagATGCTCCAGTCAAGAGAGAGTATATATGAGCAGGAGGTATTCCCACAAACGATGCCACAATAATATTGGGGCATGTTGCGGTTATGGATCAAGAGGTCGGATAACTCAGATGGTTGATTTATGCCTCCGTATCCGCATGCGTGAGGTATTATCTGTTTTGACCTTAGGCACTGTCGCACGAAGCCTCACAAACTAAAGAGGCCCTCTTTACACCACAACATAGACATCCCAGTCAAGAGAGAGTATATGTGAGCAGGTGGTGTTCCCATAGACGATGCCAATATTGCGGTCATAGGTCAAAGGGTTGGATAGCTCGGATGATTGACTTATAACTCCACGCTCGCATGCATGAAGTATTATTTGCTTTGGCCTCTGACGTTGTCGTATGAGGCCTTACGATTTTACCCTTTAAAAGATATCTCACGGAGGAGAGAATGTTCTAATCCATATAAGTCATACTGATCCCTTTGGACTCATAACCTATGTGGGACTAAAGAGGTTCTCTTTGCACCATAATAGGGCACGTAGCGCATTTAGATGGGTCAGACATTAAATTccatttagcttttttttttcctctaatttttagtgatgaaaatattattttttctatacaacaaaaaaagaatagtattattacttcCTAATGCATTGTATGACTTTTCATGAATATATATGGCGTCCTGAACcatatatgactttttatatatttatgacattctaaataatatatatagctttctgatgtcTTGTATGACTTCCtacgaatatatatgatattctgaacaatatatatagctttctaacACCATATATATCTTTCTGTGAGAATATAtgacatcttaaataatatatttaacattctgtgaatatatatgacattctgaacaacaatatatgactttctaatgatttatatgacttcctatgagtatatatgatatcccgaataatatatatgactttctatgaatatatatgacatcctaaacaaTATATGTGGCTTCCAACatcttatatgacttcttatgaatatatatgacatttcgAACAATATATatactttctgtgaatatatatatatatatatatatatatatatatatatatatatatataacttcttaatattttatataatatcaagaagtcatatatatattgttcaggacgtcttatatatatttacaagaaatcatataaggcattaggaagctatatatattattcagaacgtCATATATATTcgaagaaagttatatatattgttcgggatatcatatatactcacaaaaggtcatatatattcacatgatgttatatatattgttcgggatgttatatatatttataaaaaattatacaagACATCAGAAaaccatatatattatttaagatgttataaatatatataaaaaataatatatataatttagaatgtcatatatattcataaaaagccATACAAGATATtagaaagtaataatactattttttttttattatatataaaaaaataatatttttattattaaaaattaaaaaaaattaaataatattaaatatatattatatcattaaGTATTATCATATATTTTAAGATAATTAGATGATATATTTTATGTCAAATTTATTATACTGGACGTGTTGCATAAAGATTTTCTCTACccttttataattaaataactcAAGAGCAAATGAGCCTGTTTTCCACCGTATGTATGCTTTGGCATTTGGATCGGTCCACTGGACATGGTCCATGTATTTTCCGAAGTCTGGAGGTCCACAATCCTACGGCTCTGATCAGATATACGGGCGACATCCCCACAGGAGTGGCATTCTCATAATTCTCCGTCAAGCTCCGGGCGGATGCCTAGAAAGATGGCTGGTGACAGCTCAGCAATCAACGCTGTTCACGTGCTCTGATCCATTCCCCGCCAGCACGGCAACGCctcaaaaaaaaaactatggtCCTATAATACTCTCAAACAACAGAATAATTATTCAAATTTTACTCAAAACAAACTGAGGTATAAAGGGTATTTTAGTCTTTTAAGAATCAACGGTGGGCCGGCCCAGTGGAGAAGGACAGCTGTCCGAACTCGGCAGGGCCCACGATAAAGGATGGGCCAAGTTGCGGACTCGAAAGCAATAATGGAATGGGGTTGGTAAAGTCGGCTGGGTTCTTCTCCTCATCGCTGTATCCTTCTTTAAAAATCCTGCCTGCGACCGAAACAAAATTTACGTCGGTCCACTCtgtccttcatcttcttctttttcatctcTATTGCGTGGAAAGGGGGAGAGAGCAAGAGGAAAGAGCTCTAGAGAGAGACAGgaatttagggttagggtttttgaGATCTCGAGAGAAGGAGGGGAGAGATGAGGGAGATTATAAGCATCCATATAGGGCAGGCAGGGATTCAGGTGGGGAATTCTTGCTGGGAGCTCTACTGTCTCGAGCATGGCATCCACCCTGATGGCATGATGCCCAGGTTCGTCGAAAttttgtatattttaaataatcttctTTATGGTGCTTTTGGTTGTGTTGAATTTGCTTTAATCTCGGTCTTCTCTGTTGGATCTATTGAAGAGTTGGGAAGCGGCGATTGTCCAATTTCGGATGGTTTTGAGGCCAAAAAGTTGCttcttttgttaatttttttttttatcctttacCATCAATTTCaggcctttttctttttttttatttagcagTTGGATTACGAGGGATCCTTAAAGTGCTTGAAGGTAACCTAGAAATTATGTTTTCCCTTGATTTGCTGTTGATTCATCTACGTTAGCATATGGacaatctttttcattttctgaatGGATTAAGATGCCATTCTGCCTTTTTTTAGCGGTTATTATTGATTTACTCTACTGGGGGCTAATGAGAATTTGGTTCTGGATGGGATATTTAAAGATTATTATGATTTAATGTCCAAAGGTGGGTGTTTTTAGATTAATTAGTCGCACTTATAGGTACAAAAATTTCGCCATCATTGGAGGGGGGGAAAAAAAAGCTAAATACTTTAGCAGAGCTTGGTAGATGAATTGAAGATACTTTCAGTGTCTTCCGTATTCCTTCTTAGttcttaattatttcaaaatttagcAGAGAGTTTTAGAATCTTCTTCTGTTTTCTTTGTGTACTGCATGGTTTGGCTGATGCCCTGATATCTGATATTTTCTGTAGTGATACTTCGGTAGGTGTTGCCCATGATGCCTTCAACACCTTCTTCAGTGAGACTGGTGCTGGCAAGCATGTGCCCAGGGCCATATTTGTGGATCTGGAGCCCACTGTGATCGATGAGGTTAGAACCGGGCCTTATCGTCAACTCTTCCATCCAGAGCAGCTCATTTCTGGAAAGGAGGATGCTGCTAATAACTTTGCTCGAGGGCACTACACAGGTAGAATACCTTACTATATGTTCTTGGTAGTCTTTTTATTACTACTAGAAGAAAGTTGGTTATGTCCTTAATTCTGGCTTTAATTGGTTTGTGTTTTTGAGCTGCAGTGGGGAAGGAAATTGTAGATCTCTGCCTCGATCGTGTGAGGAAGTTGGCAGACAACTGCACGGGCTTGCAAGGTTTTCTGGTTTTCAATGCTGTGGGTGGTGGCACTGGGTCTGGTTTGGGTTCCTTGCTGTTGGAACGTTTGTCTGTAGATTATGGGAAGAAATCAAAGCTTGGTTTCACCATCTATCCATCCCCACAGGTAAGAATAGGTAGTCTGAACTCTCTAACATTTGATTTCTTATCGAATGTTTGAACTGTTATGTGAGCTTCTTTATGACGTGATCAACAAGCATGTGTTGTTGATGGTGATGTTCTTTTTCATTGGTGATTTATTATTCATCCTTTGAGGCTTTACTCTGTAATTCCATAATCCCAAGTCTCTGGCAGTGAAAGACTAGCTTGAGGAGAACTCGTTAACTGACATGTTAGTTAGTCACTTATCATGAGCAGTTAAAGTATGAGCAAATTAGGAAACAGATTTCCCGACACAACAAGATGTCAAATATGTGTAGCATTCTTTGAGATATGTAATTTTTCCTTCTAGAAATGTactacttaaaaaaatttaatcatcaattcataTTACCAAAACTGAAACATACCggccatgatttttttttttcattaataaacTCTCCAGAGAAGTAAGAGTTTCAATTATAACATATTGTAGATTAAGAGGTACAACAAATAACTTAGAACCATTTCATCAGCTAGTACTGTACCTATATCTTTTCAGAGTTTATCTCTCCGAGCTTTGGTATCTGGAAAAACATGCTGCCAAACTAAATCCTTCAGATTCTGGGTTCATTGGATCCGCTTTGGTATATGCCAGTGGCAGACCTTaaaaattactatatttattattttacttCATAATTTATGCCTGTGGACATGTGCATATCTGCCACTGGGGGCCCTTCATCAGTGTGCACTTATGCATGAGGACATGCAAGTTTGGTGGGTAGGATGATGATGGCAGTTGATACTGTTTCATTGGCTTGGTGGTTGTTGCTATTATTGTCTTTTTGCCTGTTTTTGTAAAGTGGACTCATCTTACTGGAGTCCGTTTTTTGCTGCAGGTTTCTACAGCAGTTGTCGAGCCATATAACAGTGTCTTTTTGCCTGTTTTTGTAAAGTGGACTCATCTTACTAGAGTCCTTTTTTGCTGCAGGTTTCTACAGCAGTTGTGGAGCCATATAACAGTGTCCTTTCTACTCATTCCTTGCTTGAACACACAGATGTTGCAGTTCTTTTGGACAATGAAGCCATTTATGATATCTGCCGAAGGTCACTGGACATTGAGAGGCCAACTTACACCAACTTGAACCGGTTGATATCACAGATCATATCCTCATTGACAACTTCTCTGAGGTTTGATGGAGCTATTAATGTTGATGTTACCGAGTTCCAGACCAATCTCGTACCCTATCCCCGAATCCATTTCATGCTCTCGTCATATGCCCCTGTTATCTCTGCTGAGAAAGCATACCATGAGCAGCTTTCAGTGCCCGAGATCACAAATGCAGTTTTTGAACCTTCAAGCATGATGGCAAAATGTGACCCAAGGCATGGAAAGTACATGGCTTGTTGCTTGATGTACCGTGGAGATGTCGTTCCCAAGGATGTCAATGCTGCTGTAGCAACTATTAAAACCAAGAGAACAGTCCAATTTGTCGATTGGTGAGTTCCACTATCACAATCCCTTTCCTCTCGTTGATCTGTGTTGCAAGACCGAACTACTAATAGTAGGGAATTGACTGCATTTTTTATGTTGTCCAGGTGCCCAACTGGTTTCAAGTGTGGAATCAACTATCAGCCACCAACAGTGGTCCCAGGAGGTGATTTGGCCAGGGTGCAGCGGGCTGTTTGCATGATCAGCAATAACACTGCTGTGGCTGAAGTGTTTTCACGGATTGATCACAAATTTGACCTCATGTATGCGAAGCGTGCATTTGTTCACTGGTACGTTGGAGAAGGGATGGAAGAAGGGGAGTTTTCTGAAGCCCGAGAGGATTTGGCTGCCCTTGAGAAGGACTATGAGGAAGTTGGAGCAGAGGGTGCAGATGATGATGTGGACGAGGGAGAAGATTATTGAGTTGCTGGAATAATTAATTAGTCAGTGTTGGTTGtggtttctctctccctctcccattTGCTGTTTGTGCGTTACTCTTGTTATGCGCCATTCATATGGTGTAAGATGGTGTCTTGCTGTTgtattgctctctctctctcttgttatTGTTGAAATTACCCATGGCTATTAATATTGCTCAGTTATTTCATATTCATCTGAGGTATCAGATATTCTATGGTTTGTTTGTCTGGGAATTCATCTAGGTATGTATTTAGTTCAACATTAGTTGTACGTTAAGGAGATCTTGGATATTTATGCGGTTGAAAGAAATTTAAATTAACACTTTGTGGTTAGTCTTTTGGATGTAAATGATATCAAAGCAGATCTGGGCCATATGTGGTCAGGAGATAATGGAGCATaggttttttttttgggatttgaTCGTGGATTAATTGTAATGTATGTGGttaaatttaattggatttagaATTTTAGCCTGATAAGATTGTCGGTGTTTAAATGGGAGACTATGTAAAGATCTGTATGTGTGTAGTTCCACATCGATTGTAGGGTGGTGGGATCAAGAAGCCAATTATGCTGACACTTCGGTTTTGATCTAGGATTAGAAGGTTGCGAACCAGAGGATTGATAAGTCTAAATCCGATATATGGTTAAGAAAAACATTGAGAAACCACTCTTAATTCAAGCAGTTATGTTTTGACACCTTGATTTTGATGGAGGACTGGTTGGTAAACAACTTTAGTTCAAGTATTTGTAGTTTGAGAGCTTGATTTTGATCACGACCAGACGGATGCGAACCATGGGATATCAGGTCTGTAACGGATATATGGTTTAGAAAAAACGGTGAGCAGACAACTCAGTTCAAACAGCTCTCTGGTTAATTTCTACTTGAAGCGAGATAACTGGAAAACCAGGTGAGTTTGGTCCCATAGCCCATGCAGTCTGGTTATTGAAATATCACTGCATGAGTTTGAATAGTGGCCATTGCGAACCCATTCCATCTGTGCATTGAGATTTGTGCCCATTCCCCTTCCTTTTTGATCGCCAGCAGCCAGCCTCTGATCAGTGGGTGTCGGTGCTGGTGCGGATGGCGAGCAACCCGGGGAATCATCCTGAGACCTCATCGGCAGTAGTTTAGCTGGAAAGCAGTCGGAAGCAGGCGATGCAAAGATGCACTGTCTAGGTTTCACCAGATCCATCGTCGGTGGAGGTGGAGCTTGTTAGACGATTTTCAGAGGTGATCAAGCTCTGCAAGGAGGTCGTAAGGGAAGAATCGAAAGCTTGGACGGCTTCAGCAGTTGTGGTGAGAACCCTGGGTCGAAGGGTGGCATCGAAGATGGTGGCTCGTGATTTCTGATCTTGGGTGGGGGTGAAAGGGGATGTTATAGCCTACGGTCTGGAGTTGGACCATTTACTTCTCTGGTTTAAGGTGGCTGGGGAGAAAGAGCTGGTTCTTGGCCGACTGTGGGTTATGGCCGATCAGGCGTTGGCCATGGAGCCCTGGCAGCTTGACTTTTTTTGATAGAGGGGGCCGTCTGGTCAGCCCTGGTGTGGGTCAAGCTGTCGTGGCTCCCAATGAAGTTCTGGGGGGTGGAGGCACACCAAGAGATCTTCAGCCTTGCAAGGGAGTTGGTGGCAGTGGACGAGTGGATGGTGGAGTGGCAACGACTAGGCTTTGCATGGGCCAGCATCAGAATCGATCTCTCCCAGCCGCTATGATCGAGGGTGTTGATCGAGGGGCTGGAGGGGCCTTTCTGGCAGAGATTCATTTTCAAGAATCTCAGCGAGATGTGCCTTTGTTGTAGGTGTTTCCATGATCCCGCGACATCTTGTTCGGCAGAGGGGAAAGGCGGCGAGTTGGGCCCGGAGAATGTGACCCGGGAAGGAGGGGAGGAGGCGGTAGCTGTGAATGGTGGGCCGGGACTGGGGCCCTGGTTGGTGGCCTTTCACCAGCAGCTACCTGGGCCGGAGATATTGGCCTAGCGGGGGAAGAAGAAGGCTGAGTCGACTTGGCACACTGAGACAGGTCCTGAGCCGGGTCAATGCGGGAAGGCGCCTACTTAGTTGGACTCGGATCGTGTCAACTCGTTGGATGGAACCAACGGCTGGATCAAGCCAGCGAAGATTGCACGGTGGCGATTACCCCTCCGACTTACGTTCGGATCAACGGTAGGTGGCCTTAGTTATCTTGGAGCAGACCAAAGGCCCGTGGCTACTATCTGGCATATGTGCGAGCACCAAGTATAGGAAGCAGAGGGTGCTCTAGTCTGAGATTTTTAGGATGATGTTGCAGGGCTTGCCGTCCCTTATCACTGGAGACTTCAATTACATTATGGGACCTTATGAGAAGATGGATGGCAGACAGCATGTGGACAGCATTGATTCcagaaaatttagatagtttattcgTGATGAGGGCCTGATTGATCTGGATTACTTTGGACCCAGATTTATCTGATGCAACAACTGTTAGAGGGCAGCCAAAGTTTGAAAGAGGATTGATCGTGCCCTTGCCACTGCCAACTGGCTCCAGCATTTTCTTGGGCACTAGGTTCAGCATTTGCTAAGGATTGCCTCCGACCA
Protein-coding regions in this window:
- the LOC105054774 gene encoding tubulin alpha-3 chain, with amino-acid sequence MREIISIHIGQAGIQVGNSCWELYCLEHGIHPDGMMPSDTSVGVAHDAFNTFFSETGAGKHVPRAIFVDLEPTVIDEVRTGPYRQLFHPEQLISGKEDAANNFARGHYTVGKEIVDLCLDRVRKLADNCTGLQGFLVFNAVGGGTGSGLGSLLLERLSVDYGKKSKLGFTIYPSPQVSTAVVEPYNSVLSTHSLLEHTDVAVLLDNEAIYDICRRSLDIERPTYTNLNRLISQIISSLTTSLRFDGAINVDVTEFQTNLVPYPRIHFMLSSYAPVISAEKAYHEQLSVPEITNAVFEPSSMMAKCDPRHGKYMACCLMYRGDVVPKDVNAAVATIKTKRTVQFVDWCPTGFKCGINYQPPTVVPGGDLARVQRAVCMISNNTAVAEVFSRIDHKFDLMYAKRAFVHWYVGEGMEEGEFSEAREDLAALEKDYEEVGAEGADDDVDEGEDY